A genome region from Pseudorca crassidens isolate mPseCra1 chromosome 20, mPseCra1.hap1, whole genome shotgun sequence includes the following:
- the DNAAF1 gene encoding dynein axonemal assembly factor 1 isoform X1, which produces MNREASESVADGGAEQDCAREPGLEPAVEESAGDHGNAGQGGRKEEISDPKETCVGPSDTSYLSEQKHSGDSWSEGHLAQQRDDKEDRGPRMTKNFLRKLCKQHKLYITPALNDTLYLHYKGFDRIENLEEYTGLRCLWLECNGIQKIENLEAQTELRCLFLQVNLLHKIENLEPLQKLDALNISNNYIKSIENLSCLPVLNTLQMAHNHLETVEDVQHLKECLKLCVLDLSHNQLSDPEILSILESMPNLRVLNLMGNPVIRNIPNYRRTVTVRLKHLTYLDDRPVFPKDRACAEAWARGGYKAEQEERQQWESRERKKITDSIEALAAIKRQAEERKQQKASQEQGRSQLTVDFCSGEMLAPDSARDLGATVEGEEAPEEDRERWQKTELFVKESFEAKDELFPEKSEESSLPEELPVDADGEPGAALPAKAPPPSPGAAWEESAPQTVATESASGTELCGAEDLEAIRLETKEKLFIDDLPDLEDVDAGGSPGDQHKKMCFPKITAISSLGDDSDPELDYTSLPVLENASTDPLSSIFAVSKDTSRKAETEMPFTGIFKAAAERDLATHRRDTKAPRPLIQELDDDEPSGQPPWPPACKREAAPAPCSEDRHGDLLLASPPGNSPEKGEAQSEVELEERPEPRAREDWDSATKAAPLLLD; this is translated from the exons ATGAACCGCGAGGCCTCGGAGTCCGTGGCGGACGGGGGAGCGGAACAGGACTGCGCGCGGGAGCCGGGCTTGGAGCCAGCCGTGGAGGAGTCGGCGGGTGACCACGGGAACGCAGGCCAAGGGGGCCGCAAGGAAG aaattaGTGACCCTAAGGAAACATGCGTAGGTCCTTCGGACACTTCCTACCTCAGCGAGCAGAAACACAGTGGTGATAGCTGGTCAGAGGGTCACTTAGCACAGCAAAGAGATGACAAAGAGGATCGTGGCCCCAG AATGACTAAAAATTTTCTGCGAAAACTATGCAAGCAGCACAAGCTTTATATCACCCCAGCGCTGAACGATACGCTGTACTTACACTATAAAG GCTTTGACCGCATCGAGAACTTGGAAGAGTACACAGGGCTGCGTTGTCTCTGGCTGGAGTGCAACGGAATACAGAAAATCGAGAACCTAGAGGCCCAAACGGAACTGCGATGCCTCTTCTTGCAAGTGAACTTGCTCCATAAGATCGAGAACCTAGAACCTCTGCAGAAACTGGATGCTCTCAACATCAGCAACAATTACATCAAGAGCATTGAAAACCTCT CCTGCCTGCCGGTCCTCAACACGCTCCAGATGGCCCACAACCACTTAGAGACCGTGGAAGACGTTCAGCATCTCAAGGAATGTTTGAAACTCTGTGTCCTTGACCTTTCCCACAACCAGCTGAGTGACCCAGAGATCCTGAGCATTCTCGAGAGCATGCCCAACCtg CGTGTACTGAATTTGATGGGAAACCCAGTGATTAGGAACATCCCTAATTATCGACGGACAGTCACTGTTCGACTAAAACATTTAACATACCTGGATGACAGACCAGTTTTTCCAAAGGACAG AGCTTGTGCAGAGGCCTGGGCACGAGGAGGGTACAAAGCTGAGCAGGAGGAGAGACAGCAGTGGGAGAGCAGAGAGCGGAAGAAGATCACAGACAGCATTGAGGCCTTAGCCGCAATCAAGCGCCAGGCCGAGGAGAGGAAACAGCAGAAAGCAAGCCAGGAGCAAG GACGTTCCCAGCTCACTGTGGACTTCTGCTCAGGGGAGATGCTCGCGCCAGACAGTGCCAGGGACTTGGGTGCCACTGTGGAAGGGGAGGAAGCGCCTGAAGAGGACAGAGAAAGGTGGCAGAAGACGGAGCTGTTTGTCAAGGAGAGCTTCGAGGCCAAGGACGAGCTATTCCCAGAAAAGTCAGAAGAGTCGAGTCTCCCGGAGGAGCTGCCTGTGGATGCTGACGGGGAGCCAGGAGCGGCGCTCCCTGCCAAGGCCCCGCCACCGAGCCCCGGAGCTGCCTGGGAAG AATCAGCTCCCCAGACGGTGGCCACTGAAAGTGCATCAGGTACAGAGCTCTGTGGAGCTGAAGATTTGGAAGCCATCAGACTGGAGACGAAGGAGAAGCTCTTCATCGAT GACCTGCCTGACTTGGAAGACGTGGATGCAGGCGGATCTCCGGGAGACCAGCACAAG aagATGTGCTTTCCAAAGATTACAGCCATCTCGAGCCTGGGTGACGACAGTGACCCTGAACTAGACTACACCTCACTCCCAGTGCTGGAAAACGCATCCACAGACCCCCTTTCCAGTATATTTGCAGTCTCCAAGGACACCTCCAGGAAGGCCGAGACGGAGATGCCCTTTACAGGCATATTCAAAGCAGCAGCAGAGAGGGACTTGGCAACCCACAGGAGAGACACCAAGGCCCCTCGCCCACTGATTCAGGAGCTGGACGATGACGAGCCTTCAGGGCAACCACCCTGGCCCCCAGCCTGCAAAAGGGAAGCCGCGCCAGCCCCGTGCAGTGAGGACAGGCATGGGGACCTGCTTCTGGCCTCCCCTCCAG GAAACAGCCCCGAAAAGGGTGAAGCCCAGTCTgaagtggagctggaggagcgCCCGGAGCCCAGGGCCAGAGAAGACTGGGACTCAGCCACAAAGGCAGCCCCTCTGCTCTTGGACTAA
- the DNAAF1 gene encoding dynein axonemal assembly factor 1 isoform X2 translates to MNREASESVADGGAEQDCAREPGLEPAVEESAGDHGNAGQGGRKEEISDPKETCVGPSDTSYLSEQKHSGDSWSEGHLAQQRDDKEDRGPRMTKNFLRKLCKQHKLYITPALNDTLYLHYKGFDRIENLEEYTGLRCLWLECNGIQKIENLEAQTELRCLFLQVNLLHKIENLEPLQKLDALNISNNYIKSIENLSCLPVLNTLQMAHNHLETVEDVQHLKECLKLCVLDLSHNQLSDPEILSILESMPNLRVLNLMGNPVIRNIPNYRRTVTVRLKHLTYLDDRPVFPKDRACAEAWARGGYKAEQEERQQWESRERKKITDSIEALAAIKRQAEERKQQKASQEQGEMLAPDSARDLGATVEGEEAPEEDRERWQKTELFVKESFEAKDELFPEKSEESSLPEELPVDADGEPGAALPAKAPPPSPGAAWEESAPQTVATESASGTELCGAEDLEAIRLETKEKLFIDDLPDLEDVDAGGSPGDQHKKMCFPKITAISSLGDDSDPELDYTSLPVLENASTDPLSSIFAVSKDTSRKAETEMPFTGIFKAAAERDLATHRRDTKAPRPLIQELDDDEPSGQPPWPPACKREAAPAPCSEDRHGDLLLASPPGNSPEKGEAQSEVELEERPEPRAREDWDSATKAAPLLLD, encoded by the exons ATGAACCGCGAGGCCTCGGAGTCCGTGGCGGACGGGGGAGCGGAACAGGACTGCGCGCGGGAGCCGGGCTTGGAGCCAGCCGTGGAGGAGTCGGCGGGTGACCACGGGAACGCAGGCCAAGGGGGCCGCAAGGAAG aaattaGTGACCCTAAGGAAACATGCGTAGGTCCTTCGGACACTTCCTACCTCAGCGAGCAGAAACACAGTGGTGATAGCTGGTCAGAGGGTCACTTAGCACAGCAAAGAGATGACAAAGAGGATCGTGGCCCCAG AATGACTAAAAATTTTCTGCGAAAACTATGCAAGCAGCACAAGCTTTATATCACCCCAGCGCTGAACGATACGCTGTACTTACACTATAAAG GCTTTGACCGCATCGAGAACTTGGAAGAGTACACAGGGCTGCGTTGTCTCTGGCTGGAGTGCAACGGAATACAGAAAATCGAGAACCTAGAGGCCCAAACGGAACTGCGATGCCTCTTCTTGCAAGTGAACTTGCTCCATAAGATCGAGAACCTAGAACCTCTGCAGAAACTGGATGCTCTCAACATCAGCAACAATTACATCAAGAGCATTGAAAACCTCT CCTGCCTGCCGGTCCTCAACACGCTCCAGATGGCCCACAACCACTTAGAGACCGTGGAAGACGTTCAGCATCTCAAGGAATGTTTGAAACTCTGTGTCCTTGACCTTTCCCACAACCAGCTGAGTGACCCAGAGATCCTGAGCATTCTCGAGAGCATGCCCAACCtg CGTGTACTGAATTTGATGGGAAACCCAGTGATTAGGAACATCCCTAATTATCGACGGACAGTCACTGTTCGACTAAAACATTTAACATACCTGGATGACAGACCAGTTTTTCCAAAGGACAG AGCTTGTGCAGAGGCCTGGGCACGAGGAGGGTACAAAGCTGAGCAGGAGGAGAGACAGCAGTGGGAGAGCAGAGAGCGGAAGAAGATCACAGACAGCATTGAGGCCTTAGCCGCAATCAAGCGCCAGGCCGAGGAGAGGAAACAGCAGAAAGCAAGCCAGGAGCAAG GGGAGATGCTCGCGCCAGACAGTGCCAGGGACTTGGGTGCCACTGTGGAAGGGGAGGAAGCGCCTGAAGAGGACAGAGAAAGGTGGCAGAAGACGGAGCTGTTTGTCAAGGAGAGCTTCGAGGCCAAGGACGAGCTATTCCCAGAAAAGTCAGAAGAGTCGAGTCTCCCGGAGGAGCTGCCTGTGGATGCTGACGGGGAGCCAGGAGCGGCGCTCCCTGCCAAGGCCCCGCCACCGAGCCCCGGAGCTGCCTGGGAAG AATCAGCTCCCCAGACGGTGGCCACTGAAAGTGCATCAGGTACAGAGCTCTGTGGAGCTGAAGATTTGGAAGCCATCAGACTGGAGACGAAGGAGAAGCTCTTCATCGAT GACCTGCCTGACTTGGAAGACGTGGATGCAGGCGGATCTCCGGGAGACCAGCACAAG aagATGTGCTTTCCAAAGATTACAGCCATCTCGAGCCTGGGTGACGACAGTGACCCTGAACTAGACTACACCTCACTCCCAGTGCTGGAAAACGCATCCACAGACCCCCTTTCCAGTATATTTGCAGTCTCCAAGGACACCTCCAGGAAGGCCGAGACGGAGATGCCCTTTACAGGCATATTCAAAGCAGCAGCAGAGAGGGACTTGGCAACCCACAGGAGAGACACCAAGGCCCCTCGCCCACTGATTCAGGAGCTGGACGATGACGAGCCTTCAGGGCAACCACCCTGGCCCCCAGCCTGCAAAAGGGAAGCCGCGCCAGCCCCGTGCAGTGAGGACAGGCATGGGGACCTGCTTCTGGCCTCCCCTCCAG GAAACAGCCCCGAAAAGGGTGAAGCCCAGTCTgaagtggagctggaggagcgCCCGGAGCCCAGGGCCAGAGAAGACTGGGACTCAGCCACAAAGGCAGCCCCTCTGCTCTTGGACTAA
- the TAF1C gene encoding TATA box-binding protein-associated factor RNA polymerase I subunit C isoform X3 — protein MLENFKLEGARSRSKKKTVVSVKRLLQDLGGHQPWGCPWAYLSHRQRRFSILGGPILSTSVASLLGELLHEELALRWEQLLLDDACTGGALAWVPGRTPGAGQLVYPAGGALDRLYFQKVNLTPGSEPRVLGDPGHIRLRGPVRQVVTRTVQGEALLAVRSDYHCALWKVSKQGQPAPLQVLQVEKGATGISLSPHLPGELAICSRSGAICLWTPQDGLQQIYKDPETLVFRDPSPWRWADFTAHPRVLTVGDRTGVKMVDTQGPQGCGLLLFRGGAEASCQKGERVLLTQYLGECGPECLHPTLHLICTQFSLYLVDERLPLVPLLKWNHGLPSAPLLARLLPPPRTGLPRPLLLAGQGGELQLLHIAGEGASTPRLAGPPQSLPSRSDSLSAFPPLEPKSQWRLQERLTAPAIGLAAAIPPSANTPLLSLFQLSAAGDVFHQGLHLQADPGPDSPAPTASWTPQATASCSRWLKALLEVPPAPPVWAAPTFSHRRLLGCFEPQKAEGKAPEGLRTAMAKGRLLQLRDLGLLPTEERAPAPEPGPEDELSERLEAAWEGQAAAWWERRRGSSLGPGKQPKRHKRRTQLSNTFSSLSGRLDLSDAASPPPSPERTLPAARPQPPVTPPSQESTQELWARAVPSERQQTLRDYMAELPLRGDAPGGASVPSSQTSSVRATPSRQRAAVRSGSQPHCKKPRMGF, from the exons ATGCTGGAGAATTTCAAACTGGAGGGAGCACGG AGCCGCTCTAAGAAGAAGACAGTGGTCAGCGTGAAGAGGCTACTCCAGGACCTCGGTGGACACCAGCCCTGGGG CTGTCCCTGGGCTTACCTCAGCCACCGCCAGCGCCGGTTCTCCATCCTTGGGGGCCCGATCCTCAGCACGTCGGTGGCGAGCCTCCTGGGGGAGCTGCTGCATGAGGAGCTGGCCCTGCGGTGGGAGCAGCTGCTCCTGGACGACGCCTGCACTGGGGGCGCGCTGGCCTGGGTGCCCGGCAGGACGCCCGGGGCTGGGCAGCTGGTCTATCCTGCAGGAGGCGCCCTGGACAGGCTGT ACTTCCAGAAGGTCAACCTGACCCCAGGCAGTGAGCCCCGGGTTCTCGGAGACCCTGGCCATATCCGGCTCCGGGGACCTGTCCGGCAGGTGGTGACCCGCACCGTGCAGGGAGAAG CTCTGCTGGCTGTCCGCTCTGACTACCACTGTGCCCTGTGGAAGGTCAGTAAGCAGGGGCAGCCGGCCCCTCTCCAGGTGTTGCAGGTCGAGAAGGGGGCCACAGGGATCAGCCTCAG CCCTCACCTGCCTGGAGAGCTGGCCATCTGCAGCCGTTCCGGAGCCATCTGTCTGTGGACTCCCCAGGACGG GCTGCAGCAAATCTACAAGGACCCCGAGACCCTTGTGTTCCGGGACCCCTCTCCCTGGCGTTGGGCAGACTTCACCGCCCACCCTCGAGTGCTGACTGTGGGTGATCGCACCGGAGTGAAGATGGTGGACACTCAG GGCCCGCAGGGCTGTGGTCTGCTGCTTTTTCGTGGAGGGGCAGAAGCGTCATGCCAGAAAGGGGAACGGGTCCTGCTCACCCAGTACCTGGGGGAGTGCGGCCCCGAGTGTCTGCACCCCACGCTCCACCTCATCTGCACCCAG TTCTCGCTCTACCTGGTGGATGAGCGCCTCCCCTTGGTGCCCCTGCTGAAGTGGAACCACGGCCTCCCCTCCGCGCCCCTGCTGGCCCGGCTGCTGCCCCCGCCCCGCACAGGCCTCCCGCGGCCGCTGCTCCTGGCAGGCCAGGGTGGGGAGCTGCAGCTGCTGCACATCGCAG GAGAGGGGGCCTCCACACCCCGGCTGGCAGGGCCCCCCCAGTCTCTCCCTTCCAGGAGCGACTCCCTCTCTGCCTTCCCCCCACTGGAGCCCAAGAGTCAGTGGCGGCTGCAGGAACGTCTGACAGCACCAGCCATAG GTCTGGCCGCCGCCATCCCACCCTCTGCTAACACACCGCTGCTGTCGCTCTTCCAACTTTCGGCGGCTGGAGACGTCTTCCACCAGGGCCTCCACCTCCAGGCAGACCCCGGGCCTGACTCTCCTGCCCCCACGGCTTCCTGGACCCCCCAGGCCACTGCCTCCTGCAGCCGGTGGCTGAAGGCCCTGCTGGAGGTGCCCCCGGCTCCCCCCGTGTGGGCTGCACCCACCTTCTCCCACCGCCGACTGCTGGGCTGCTTTGAGCCCCAGAAGGCAGAGGGCAAAGCGCCAGAGGGTCTCCGCACGGCCATGGCCAAAGGGCGTCTCCTGCAGCTGAGGGACCTGGGCTTGCTCCCCACGGAAGAGCGGGCCCCAGCCCCTGAGCCAGGCCCCGAGGACGAGCTCAGCGAGCGTTTGGAGGCAGCCTGGGAGGGCCAGGCGGCGGCCTGGTGGGAGAGGCGGCGGGGCAGCAGCCTGGGGCCCGGCAAACAGCCCAAGCGGCACAAGCGCCGGACTCAGCTGTCCAACACCTTCTCCTCGCTCAGCGGCCGCTTAGACCTCTCAGACGCCGCCAgcccccctcccagcccagaGCGGACACTCCCTGCGGCCAGGCCTCAGCCTCCAGTGACCCCGCCCTCCCAGGAGTCCACCCAGGAGCTGTGGGCCCGGGCCGTCCCCTCGGAGCGGCAGCAGACCCTCCGGGACTACATGGCTGAGCTGCCGCTCCGGGGGGACGCCCCGGGGGGTGCCTCTGTGCCTTCCTCCCAGACCTCCAGTGTCCGGGCCACCCCCTCCCGGCAGCGGGCAGCCGTCCGCTCCGGCTCGCAGCCACACTGCAAGAAGCCCCGCATGGGCTTCTGA